The Schistocerca americana isolate TAMUIC-IGC-003095 chromosome 9, iqSchAmer2.1, whole genome shotgun sequence genome includes the window TCATGATATCAATTTCTTTTCACAAGGTCTGGGTCCCAAAAtcatgttccacattccctccagatgaGAATCCATTGCaagtcactctccagaccaaattgggactaGTCTGTCGAAAGAGCATTTGCCCACTTTTCAACTGTTCAGgtagcatgttgacgactccactctagacgttcccttctggggTGACACGTCAGAGGTacgcatacagcaggtctccgacaataaatgcCATTttgtcgaagccttctgtacactgaCTGTCTTGATACAAAATGTCCAGTAGGTGCTGAGAAGTCAGATGCCcgttgccatgcagtactaaggcagcACTGTCATGCCCGTTAAGCCAAATAAcattcctctctttctgatgttgcatgtggtcggccctgtcctggtctttgggatacagtttctgtgtctataagctgttgccatatctgagaaacaacagaatgatttacATTAAGCCACTgggccaaatcagtttgcgactgtcctgctttcgTTGTTCCTATGGCTCTCCAGCGCAGAGAGTCTGGCAGGCATCTTCTATGTACCACGCTGCACTGTGTGTGACAGTGTATGTGAACACAGTGACTGTGGGTGTGGGGCTACCCACCAAATACTACTGTGTTTGACATGTGCAATGACACCATCATTGGTGTGGTTGTCCATTGGCCAAAATGCCATCTTCTGTGAAGAACACAATAGTACGGACATTTGTTGactgtttgtatgattatatcatgaatttaGACATGGGACGGGGAAactggtttgttgctttaattttggacgctagTGTAAATCAGTTCTCTAATGCGTATATGTATTCTCTACTTCTTCTGTCTTTTGTATTGTTActtaaaatataacaactttgtATTTATGTAATTTGTAAAAACAACATTACACACTTGCAGAACACTACACCAAAGGTTTGTGATTACTCAAGCAGACCGCAGAGCCGGAAAAGCTTTCTGGAATCTTCAGGTTAGCCTAATTAGTGCAGTGCTTATTGTTCACCCAGTGCCTTCCACAATCCTGACAGCAGTCATAAATGCTAGCCAAACAGCAGTTGTGCAGGCTTACACCAACAAACTGACCAACACTGATGAATGTTACATTTTTCCAGAAAGTTGTAACAAGTGCAACAGTGGTGGAATGTGTATGACAAGACTGCTTGCAATTTATCAACCTGTTAAATGTTTCCACCCAAAAACTGAAGCTCATATTATGACAACTTACACCAACCATGAACTGACAGTCTCTGCTTTCCAGGACACCAGCAATAAGTTTTCCCTGGTGGTTAAGAGATGTAGAATCTATCACCAAAATTACAATGGATGTGTGCCACATAGAAAGAGCAGAAAACATTGTGGTGATTATGTTTTGAGCATCTGTGGTGTCGCAAATACCACGGACTACAGAGAACACACCACTGGTCAGGAAGAAGATCCACAACTACACGATTTATTGACTGTCCCTTCCACTGGACTGTGTCTTACCCAAACAGCAGTGCCAGGCAACAAGTTAATACTATGATGTAATGTCTCTTGGCAGAAGCCAAGCCCCTACATTTTATCAAAAATCTGCAAAGCTGCATTCGGTAGTGTTCACAATCTTTCACATCGAGGCGCAAACATGATCATGAAGTTACTGACTGACTGTTTTGTGTGACCATTGATTAAAACATATGCTGGAGGTTGGCCTCATTTGTGTATTCAGTGCCAGCAATGCAATGTGGGATGATACATACATGCCGACATTGGGCAGTTTCGAGGCACTCTAACAACATCCGCCCGTGTGTACATCATCAAACTCTTAGGCTGCCCTTCCACCTGCGGAAGGCTACAGATACCTTTTCACAGTGGTGGGCAAAAGCTATACTCACTGTGCACATTTCTCATGAGACATGAGTGAACACTCTTGTTGTCACGTGGGTAGCACAACTTCACATCACTACAGATCAGAGCTGGCAATTCAAATCTGTTTTGTTTACAGAATTGTCCAAATTGTGTGGCAGCCAGCATCATAATACAATGAGCTAATACAAGGGGTCTATATAATAGTTtgtacagggagggggggggggggaggggggggggggtactagacCAGGGGGTATGgtatatttctaatattttggagACAAATGGCAACTTGTAAGTAGCCAAAAATTTTTCAGATCCAAACATGTTAAAAACAGTGCAATACTTTTAAATCACTTTATTCAAAGAAAAACACCTAATGCACTATTTTTGTTTCTTTCCGTGAAAGCTACAGGGTAGGGTGGGGGTTGAGGGGCACAAGCTCCTCTTGCCCATAGGTATGGGCACCTCTGAGCTAAGATCCTGCCAGCAATCAGCAGTGGGATGGTAGAAAGGTGCCATAGCACCCAAAGGGCAGCTCTCATGAGCCACTGTGAGAAATGGGTAAAGGCCCTTCCCTTGGCCCTTTTATACTTTCACAGAGGGTACAAGCAGAATGTCACAGCATTGTGAGCACAAATGGTGTATGGGGAGCCACTAAGCATTCTCACAAACTCACACCTGCAATGCAGCTAATCCACAGCACAAATGCCACAGCTGGTACACCATATCTGAGACCACATAGCCAATATCTTCTGCGTGCCCactttgcaccacagtgacacccCATTTTTGCCCACAAGGCTTTGGATTACCGTACACACATCATTTTCCACACACGTTGCATCAAATCACTGCTCCAACCATTGTATACAGTCCCTTCTCAGTGCTGTGATGAGGAACAAACCACAGAATCCTGCAAACTCACCAAGGTCTTTATCGAGTGGGTTAAGCCACTCATTGATGCCACAAGCCTCACCACACCTGGAAACACCTGCATAGACACTGACTGCAGtcacacccccctcccctccctcccccacacacTGACTACAATCAACCTCCCCCACCCACAATCACCTCAGCACTGCACCGTCACCGTCGCCAGCAGTTGGCACAAGAGCTGTCTGGTAAATAAAGTAACACGTTGCCTGCCACACATTTAATAACGGAACgtgcaaacagctgaggtcataagtgcccATGTTAAACATAACCTTAGAACACCAATAAGTAAAAGAAGTTAAAAGTGGCCATACATAAAGACATACTGATGGAAGGAAAGATAGCTGAAAACAAGGACTTtcacttggagaaaggtccacaaaatatgccACACAGATAGTGGAAGTCCCCAACCAAAGGTTAAATGTCCTTCATCATGCTGCTATGACAGATAAAAGGTAAAATGCCTGTGCGTCATTTACTAAAATGGCTGATAAGTCAGACGGCAAACATATACTGGAACGTAAgtagttaaaaaatgggcattggGTCAGGAAATGTAAAACTGCCAAAAGTTGATGACAATGAGCAGAAACTGATGGAGGTTTATTGCTTAagaaatggcaatggctaaaaacacagttcccaatatgcaacctagctacAGTGATCTCATGATGAGAGGGTAGAGAAGAGGTCGGCCAAGCCgcagggagaggtttaattcccatGTAGCTCGTGCAAGTGAAGGGAAGACCAGTAATGATGCCAAAGGGATGTCATCTGCCGACAGGTAGCAACACAGATATCATCCGAAGGAATGGGAGAACCAGCAGGCCGAGGCAGAACTGCAGCCTTGGcacagtgtcagcagcctcatttcccatcagaccGATGTAACCAGGAACCCACATCAACATCATGGTGGCTCCCTTAACAGCAAGCAAGTtgaagctttcttggacccattgcactaaggtaTGAACTGTGTAAATCACACTgatgctctgaagagcactgagataATCAGAGCAAATGACACAGTTAAAAAGCCTGTGTTGCCGCACGTACTGGGTGGCTCGATAGaaggcaaagagctctgctgtaaaaatggagcagtgttctggaagcataCTGAAAATGGTCAATGCCAATGACATGGCATACCTGACAGTGCAGTCGGTCTTAGAGCCATGAGTGTACATGAATGTGCTATCAAAAAATTTGAGTGCAAAAGTCAAGAAACTTACAGCAACAAAGTGAATCTGGAGTAGTGACTTTGGGAAGTGAATGAAGTCTAAGATGAACACGGGCTGGTGCACAAAGCCAAGTTGGTGATCGGTTTACATCCATCAGGAACatggcaggtagcatgaagttaagctgctggaacaGTAGCCAAAAGCAAACTCCAGCAGGTACAAGCAAACTCCAGCAGGTACAAGCAAACTCCAGCAGGTACAAGCAAACTCCAGCAGGTACAAGCAAACTCCAGCAGGTACAAGCAAACTCCAGCAGGTACAAGCAAACTCCAGCAGGTACAAGCAAACTCCAGCAGGTACAAGCAAACTCCAGCAGGTACAAGCAAACTCCAGCAGGTACAAGCAAACTCCAGCAGGTACAAGCAAACTCCAGCAGGCACAAGCAAACTCCAGCAGGCACAAGCAAACTCCAGCAGGCACAAGCAAACTCCAGCAGGCACAAGCAAACTCCAGCAGGCACAAGCAAACTCCAGCAGGCACAAGCAAACTCCAGCAGGCACAAGCAAACTCCAGCAGGCACAAGCAAACTCCAGCAGGCACAAGCAAACTCCAGCAGGCACAAGCAAACTCCAGCAGGCACAAGCAAACTCCAGCAGGCACAAGCAAACTCCAGCAGGCACAAGCAAACTCCAGCAGGCACAAGCAAACTCCAGCAGGCACAAGCAAACTCCAGCAGGCACAAGCAAACTCCAGCAGGCACAAGCAAACTCCAGCAGGCACAAGCAAACTCCAGCAGGCACAAGCAAACTCCAGCAGGTACAAGCAAACTCCAGCAGGTACAAGCAAACTCCAGCAGGTACAAGCAAACTCCAGCAGGTACAAGCAAACTCCAGCAGGTACAAGCAAACTCCAGAAGGTAAAAGCAAACTCCAGAAGGTAAAAGCAAACTCCAGAAGGTAAAAGCAAACTCCAGAAGGTAAAAGCAAACTCCAGAAGGTAAAAGCAAACTCCagaaggtaacagagaagaagggtGGACCCCATACTGGCTTCAAGGGAGTCATCAAAAAAGGGTGCATAGGGTGGGTGGCTGAGCAAGGAAGACACACGGCAAGTGTATCCAATGAGGACATCACGGCattatgacagtggtagttcagcagctgctGCATAGAGAGTCAACTGTacaagtgtaaaaggcaccagaggCAAAACACATTCCATGATGATGTATTGTTACAACGATGTAAGATGGATGGATGTGCAGACAAATAAAACACCCATAATCTAGTTTTGATTGGACAAGGGATCACTATAAATGAAGGAGGGTAGTCCGATCCGCTCCCTGTGAAGTACTTTTAGGACACTAAGACACTGAGGGACCAGGTAGAGTGTGCAGCCAGGTAAACATGTACAACCAAGAAAGTTTCCTGCCAAGCATGAAACCCTGGAATTTCATATTTTCAGCAAAAAGAAAAGCATCGGGTCCAAGATgtgaagacagtggaagaaacccattgtGCTGCCTGAAATTCTTAATACCAGTGGTccaatggttttgtcagtggaaaaatgaaagccactgtcaatgctccttGAGTGTAGACGattgagacatcgctgaagacacgGCTCAAGGAGAAAAGTCCATGGAGATCTGCAATAGATCGCAGAGTCATTGACAAAAAGGGAGCTagagatgcctggcaggagactGTCCATGGTagagttaatggcaatagcaaagaggatgacactcggGACGAACCCTTGAGGCACCCTGTTCtcatggataaaggtgtccaacaacgCTCAATGCGCatgtaccttgaaaactcagtcttttaaaaattccggAAGGACATGAGGCAGGTGGCCTGGGAAGCCCCACATGTACAGAGTACAGAGGACACCAgccctccagcaggtgttgtaggctcTCTCTgaatcaaaaaacatggccacagtttggtatttccacagaaaaccattcatggcattggtttacaaagtgatgagatggtcaactgcagaacagcacaCACAAAGTTCTCATTGTTCACTGCTTAGTAGACTGCAAGATTCGACCCACCATACCAGCCagccatgaatcatacattccatcaccttgcaaacacagttgGTGagggaaatggggcagtagctagaatgAAGGTGTTTGCCCTTATCACACTTGTGTACGGGTATGACAGTAACTTCACATCAGCATCTGGaaaatgtgccatctgcccaaatgtgattgtatgtatgaaggggaaagtgcttgcccacaagagagagttgctgcaacatctgaatgtgaacattgtccATCCCTGAGGTGGAAGGTTGAGTGAGGTGAGCATGGTCATGCTCTCTCATAGTACAGGCAGCATTGTATCATTcacgattctgagaggagaagggtgTCACCTGAGACACTTCCACTCATTTCTGAGAGAGAAGGgtgggtgatagtgggtggagctcaaaatccCCACAAAATAGTgccccaaggtgttggagatagcaatatggtCCTCATGACATCTGCTAAGGTCAGGCTGGAGAATGGGCAACGAATATCGATCacagagagccattggaggttgcCCCACACGAcaaaagagggagtgaaactgttaaaataATTAGCAAAGGAAATCCACCTAGCTTTTTTGCTAACCTGAATAATGTGATGACATGGTGTACACAACTgtttctaatgaatacagaatgccATTgaaggatgacggttaaaaacgcaAAGAGTACATCACCAGTCACAAACACGTTGCAGCATGTCTCAGCCCACCAGGAGAGCTGGAAAAACAGTGGAAAAGAAGAAGAGTGCAGTGTGGAACATTCAGAGACAGTAAGGATAAGTTCATAAGGTACCATACCTGGTCATTACAACTGgggaaatgtaattcatcaaaGGTCACCAGGCAGGAgcaaagcctccagtcagcctcaAAAAGCTGCAAATTGGGTTTACATGACAGCGGGGTAGGTTTCAGTACACAGATATacatgggaaatggttgctcaAGTACTTATCACTTAGAGCGAACCACTCGAGACGACGGGCTAGCTGGGCACTGCAGGACGAGAGATCCAAAtaggaataggtgtgtgtggagtctgaaaggaacgtgagtGCTTCAGTGTTATGACAGATGAAGTTGAGTTGACTGAGATGGTCAGCAAAGAGGGAATACTCAAGACAGGACttgaagagccccaaatgggatggtgggcATCAAAGTCACTGAGCAGCCAAAAGGGGTGTGGGAGCTTGCCAATAAGCTGGAGTAAGTCTGCTCAGGTGGCAGTGAATgataaaggttggttggttggttttggggtttgatgggggctaaacatcaaggtcatcagtcccctgttccaaacagacattcttgaaaaaggcctatacagtaaaagcgtaacctctgcacccagaaggagggaacaccaaggggtacagagttAAAACGAACACCGCAATAACAcgaaatagaggacacttaaaaggagcagagcaaatagttgactagagtacaacagactacagtggttgatggatcaggtaaaaggttaaccactcaactacaaatgaATTTGTAGAACTTCCAGCTGGAAAGCATTGATAGAGgtgccaacacaacttgttaccataaaagacactattttggtgtCCACATcgcaattaaaagtcgctggagtgggtgtagcctgagaaatcacgCGAGAGTGCCCACACTAGAGTGAgcgataaaacccagctgcacgcaTAACacttaaaactgagtcagctatagaggcatcgtcacctagaattaaaggaagtgcagatggtaaattaaaggactgctgcAAGGGGACTAAAAGGggacagtccatcagaagatggaccattgtcagccctgcatcacagcgacacttgggtggGTTCTCACGGcaaaggagatagctgtgggtcaaccacGTATCTCCAATTCGGAgatggcagagaacaactgagtccctatgcgttctcctcaaggatgagttccatacagCCATGGACGACTTTACCATGTGGActttatttggcgtgttcaagacagaccattcagagctccagacatcacggaccttgcgatgtagggctgaccagaggtctctttccacgagaccaagctccaggggtggcgaagtggtgacCT containing:
- the LOC124551223 gene encoding uncharacterized protein LOC124551223; amino-acid sequence: MVDTVPLLAGIDMVCKGAVGRKKEPLAVRQYKVQANSSRYKQTPAGTSKLQQVQANSSRYKQTPAGTSKLQQVQANSSRYKQTPAGTSKLQQVQANSSRYKQTPAGTSKLQQAQANSSRHKQTPAGTSKLQQAQANSSRHKQTPAGTSKLQQAQANSSRHKQTPAGTSKLQQAQANSSRHKQTPAGTSKLQQAQANSSRHKQTPAGTSKLQQAQANSSRHKQTPAGTSKLQQVQANSSRYKQTPAGTSKLQQVQANSSRYKQTPEGKSKLQKVKANSRR